In Triticum aestivum cultivar Chinese Spring chromosome 5B, IWGSC CS RefSeq v2.1, whole genome shotgun sequence, the following proteins share a genomic window:
- the LOC123117651 gene encoding uncharacterized protein yields MNCLLRTSRLLLLVCKQAGGVRRLASLLPPHANPVPRFNQLYRNPRTVLASGAEAMAALLHYDREVVPYTNRTHMVIRSPQSERQLWEPRYTKQKKIWASKSQIVDPLHPDSVRVRRIAEKVIRATYRTLPINSSHDGTKSPKPQTSHLEGFEWEVILLNDHDHNALCAPGGHIAVTAGLVEQFTDAEIAFGIAHEIGHIVARHYSEVCFAKWSPTLMFWPFIRRSEMEADHIGTLLLGAAGFHPYASLLFFWKSAMIERASWVPRDSIPLHPSHKRRVEHLYQPKIMEEAMKLYKEAPPDEGTSSQATGEGFSFRQTLGDACKLISTRLRRVLTGE; encoded by the exons ATGAACTGCCTACTACGGACCTCGCGCCTCCTCCTGCTCGTCTGTAAGCAGGCAGGCGGCGTCCGCCGACTGGCTTCGCTGCTGCCGCCCCATGCAAACCCGGTGCCCCGCTTCAATCAGTTGTACCGTAATCCGCGTACGGTCCTCGCCTCAGGTGCCGAGGCTATGGCCGCCTTGCTCCACTACGACCGCGAGGTTGTGCCTTACACGAACCGCACGCACATGGTAATCAGGTCTCCTCAGTCCGAACGCCAGCTCTGGGAGCCCCGCTACACAAAGCAGAAGAAAATCTGGGCTTCCAAATCACAAATCGTCGACCCGCTTCACCCGGACAGCGTTCGTGTCCGTCGTATCGCCGAGAAAGTTATTCGCGCCACCTATCGTACCCTCCCTATCAACAGCAGCCACGATGGCACCAAGAGCCCCAAGCCACAGACAAGTCATCTTGAGGGGTTTGAGTGGGAGGTGATACTTCTCAATGACCACGACCACAATGCATTGTGCGCCCCTGGTGGCCATATTGCAGTAACCGCTGGATTGGTCGAACAATTTACAGATGCTGAGATTGCCTTTGGTATTGCGCATGAG ATTGGTCACATCGTTGCTAGGCACTACTCGGAAGTTTGTTTCGCCAAGTGGTCTCCAACACTCATGTTTTGGCCTTTCATACGAAG GTCAGAGATGGAGGCAGATCACATTGGAACCCTTCTACTTGGAGCTGCTGGTTTCCATCCATACGCGTCCCTCTTATTCTTCTGGAAGTCTGCAATGATTGAAAGAGCGTCCTGGGTGCCACGAGATTCCATCCCTCTTCATCCTTCACATAAGAGAAGGGTTGAGCATTTGTACCAACCCAAAATCATGGAGGAGGCGATGAAGTTATATAAGGAAGCTCCGCCTGACGAAGGCACCAGCTCACAAGCCACCGGTGAAGGTTTTTCCTTTCGACAAACCCTGGGAGATGCATGCAAACTTATATCGACAAGACTGAGACGAGTTCTTACGGGGGAATGA